Proteins encoded together in one Quercus lobata isolate SW786 chromosome 3, ValleyOak3.0 Primary Assembly, whole genome shotgun sequence window:
- the LOC115979114 gene encoding protein PHYTOCHROME KINASE SUBSTRATE 1-like: MSMITLTTACNPSLSQTLPFGNKNNNNLRDASFSSYLNSSEEIFIRKLAESSGSLVPVITTEEQQTQMGTKKEDEEEIGVFGAEKYFNGVMDDESASTASMSSARKYQHKKEEGDEVGTRKYKVQPQTPSVHSESSWNSQSALLQVGLKNPSRTKAEKVRRKRILAILCKCSDKDAVEIREQVGEISFNKSATPSVVQGKANKREPRKTELELVDAVQVHTPHLDNKVEEETHSHELDELGIGLNRENCFTFPTLNSGMGTMPIKCQVQEELEKIPRKSLEVFGSPVLERRNKSLSLERRLTMLSWDAAPRVEDHEFSVPSGVNYNDTESDASSDLFEIESLTGKANPFLARQASDATSGCVTPTTCYAPSEASIEWSVVTASAADVSVMSDCEELRPTKTVSSAIIDAKTKTNKEIQKRRSGILLGCKSHKAVRVAGDAYKTIEKANVYPQMQRSLDSFTPVTRFQAETKLTGFNSSVAIATRTRSHSLPRPQSPHATNVLHI; the protein is encoded by the coding sequence ATGTCTATGATTACTTTAACTACAGCTTGCAATCCCAGCCTCTCACAAACTTTGCCCTttggaaacaaaaacaataacaacctcCGGGATGCCTCATTTTCTTCGTATCTGAACAGCTCAGAGGAAATCTTTATTCGTAAACTTGCTGAGTCAAGTGGAAGCCTCGTGCCTGTCATTACCACTGAAGAGCAACAAACTCAAATGGGAacaaaaaaggaagatgaagaagaaattgGAGTATTTGGTGCTGAGAAGTACTTCAATGGAGTAATGGATGATGAAAGTGCATCAACTGCTAGCATGAGTAGTGCAAGGAAATAccaacacaagaaagaagaaggagatgagGTAGGCACCAGGAAGTACAAAGTTCAGCCTCAAACTCCGAGTGTTCATTCTGAATCAAGTTGGAATAGCCAGAGCGCATTATTGCAGGTTGGTTTAAAAAACCCTTCAAGGACTAAGGCAGAGAAGGTACGCAGAAAAAGAATTCTTGCTATTCTTTGCAAATGCTCTGATAAAGATGCTGTTGAAATTAGAGAACAAGTTGGTGAAATCAGTTTCAACAAAAGTGCTACCCCTAGTGTAGTACAAGGCAAAGCAAATAAAAGAGAGCCTAGGAAAACAGAATTAGAACTTGTTGATGCAGTTCAAGTACATACTCCTCACCTGGACAACAAGGTCGAGGAGGAGACGCACTCCCATGAATTGGACGAGTTGGGAATTGGGTTGAACAGAGAAAACTGTTTTACTTTCCCAACTTTAAATTCTGGTATGGGAACTATGCCTATTAAATGTCAGGTTCAAGAAGAGCTAGAGAAAATACCACGAAAGTCACTAGAAGTGTTTGGCTCGCCTGTGTTGGAAAGGAGAAACAAGTCTTTAAGCCTTGAGAGGAGGCTAACAATGTTGTCTTGGGATGCTGCCCCAAGAGTGGAGGATCATGAATTTTCTGTACCATCTGGTGTAAACTACAATGATACTGAGAGTGATGCAAGTTCAGACTTGTTTGAGATAGAGAGCCTCACAGGCAAAGCCAACCCTTTTCTTGCAAGGCAAGCATCAGATGCCACTTCTGGCTGTGTCACCCCAACAACTTGTTATGCACCAAGTGAGGCAAGTATAGAGTGGAGTGTAGTCACTGCTAGTGCTGCAGATGTGTCAGTAATGTCTGATTGTGAAGAGCTAAGGCCAACAAAAACTGTTTCATCAGCAATTATTGATGCCAAAACTAAGACTAACAAAGAGATACAGAAGCGGCGTTCAGGCATTTTGTTGGGTTGTAAGAGTCACAAAGCTGTGAGAGTTGCAGGAGATGCCTACAAAACGATTGAGAAGGCAAATGTTTACCCACAAATGCAACGCAGCTTGGATTCCTTCACACCAGTGACAAGGTTTCAAGCTGAGACAAAGCTAACAGGTTTCAATTCAAGTGTTGCCATTGCCACACGCACACGCTCACACTCACTCCCTCGGCCACAGTCACCTCATGCTACAAATGTTTTGCACATTTAG